From Halorubrum salinarum, one genomic window encodes:
- a CDS encoding PAS domain S-box protein, producing MSDGDAYTEHTPAGLLELSSELNQAGSIEDVSVVAVRMLDLNFDAPLSAIWEYDEEGNELRPIAESTEAQEVIGDAPILPLDSLAGRVYRQNRPEAFDDVHEADGTYNSDTPIRSEILVPISDFGVLSVGATEVDAFTQKDAELAKLVASNLEPAISRIRHLEELQAERDWTHTLFEGSNDAIFISDSDANFVQVNQAACELTGYEREELLSMRIPDLHEEVDLHAYQDYHDQILAGEPATTEAKLLRSDDSKIDVEFSNRRIERDGTAYMHTVARDVTEQRERRRRLESFQSAIENASDGIAILENEEYTYVDQTHADIYGFEDKNELLGQTWHELYTDPVEVEHIEDEALSALWSDGEWRGTVTASPEGKGEFPTELSLTRLEDDRIVCVVRDVSEKYRRQAELRENERRFESVFEDPEMLVGLLETTGEVINVNETALEYVSHAKDELLGEPIWEGDWWSHSKTLQDDLKDWIERAAAGEYVSFQAEHLDQDGNMRFFTGTIRPVTGESGVESLVISSRDITPREQRRRELETFQQAVEDAKDGFAILEDGEYTYIDETHVDMYGFDDTDQLIGNSWRMLYDEDEVERLESEAFPVLESEGHWRGKVTGSQPGGTTFPAEISLTIIDDGPLVCTVRDETERQQRERELELKEQAIDSSNVGVMITDPQREDNPIEYVNKGFTDITGYQEDDALGRNPRFLQGPETDPDEISKLREAIAAGEPVTVELKNYRKDGSEYWNRLSVTPVTDADGTLSKFIGIQQDVTGRRQRTRSLAEQNRKLELVLSGTDTGIAEWSLETDQISFDDTLVDLLGHDPDNYEEFVQIVAPEDRDRVRESLERVGETNDLSADFRVIDANEQTRWIHTDAVLIPDDETGERLVAIATDITEQKRRIRQIQQERKRFEILSESLEEYAFVLLDDDGQIDSWNDGAADIFGYDEEAAIGMPAAELHPEQDQKRGIADRLLKQASLAGESTHEGQRVRQDGSSFPAEVSYVPLQTEDGVFLGYGMVIRDLTNQRQQRRRTERFVEESVDVVSILDRDGCFTYLSGSAERVLGYDPTQLNQESVFDIIHPEDRERVMEAFFAAVEDSDSSVQLEFQAMDADEEWITVEARGRNLFDDEAIGGFLLYIRDISNIKEQTKKFESVFNQTFQLTGLLTQSGEILELNDPLTEFGGTGVEESRGTPLWECPLFAHSSEVQTQIRQAVTEASSGSFVRFNVEAEGVDGLASFDFSVKPISSQRGELSFLVFEARDVTAQEQRRRHVQVLHRIMRHNIRNDLTKLRGYVDLLASDTETDTREQRAATIRDILDKWERMANKTQELQNILTSESALASHQSAQQIAEDIQAKKEDEHANANITITADHDIEPQIPSNLEKAISELVENAITANDTEHPSVQISVSQPDERWVEVCVSDTGPGLPEMEKNLLETGEETPLSHGQGLGLWMVRALVTRAGGSISVDTSGDGSEIRLEVPTQPAREDSQKPGIVS from the coding sequence ATGAGCGATGGAGACGCGTACACGGAACATACCCCCGCGGGACTTCTCGAATTGTCTTCGGAACTGAATCAAGCTGGTTCTATTGAGGACGTCTCTGTCGTTGCGGTCCGAATGTTGGATCTCAATTTTGATGCGCCTCTTTCGGCGATCTGGGAATACGATGAGGAGGGAAACGAACTCCGCCCAATCGCCGAATCAACTGAGGCACAAGAGGTGATCGGCGATGCACCTATCCTTCCACTCGATTCTCTCGCCGGGCGTGTGTACAGACAGAACCGTCCGGAAGCGTTCGACGATGTCCACGAGGCCGACGGCACGTATAATTCAGACACCCCGATTCGGAGCGAAATTCTTGTTCCAATTTCAGATTTCGGCGTCTTGAGTGTCGGAGCTACTGAAGTAGATGCCTTTACTCAGAAAGACGCAGAACTGGCGAAACTCGTCGCCTCGAATCTCGAACCTGCAATTTCACGAATCCGACACCTCGAGGAGCTACAGGCTGAGCGTGATTGGACACACACGTTGTTTGAAGGCTCCAACGATGCCATTTTCATTAGTGATTCAGACGCGAATTTCGTCCAAGTGAATCAGGCTGCTTGCGAGTTAACTGGCTATGAGCGAGAGGAACTCCTCTCGATGCGTATTCCCGATCTTCACGAAGAGGTCGACTTACATGCCTATCAGGATTACCACGACCAAATTTTAGCTGGCGAACCAGCAACCACTGAAGCGAAACTGCTTCGGAGCGACGACAGTAAAATTGATGTGGAGTTCTCGAACCGTCGGATCGAGCGCGATGGGACGGCCTATATGCATACCGTTGCGAGAGATGTGACGGAACAGCGGGAACGCCGACGTCGTCTGGAGTCATTTCAATCAGCTATCGAGAACGCGAGTGATGGGATTGCTATTTTGGAGAACGAGGAGTACACGTACGTTGATCAAACGCATGCCGACATATACGGGTTCGAGGACAAAAACGAGTTACTCGGGCAGACCTGGCATGAGTTGTACACCGATCCCGTCGAGGTCGAGCACATAGAGGATGAGGCGCTTTCAGCCCTCTGGTCCGATGGAGAGTGGAGAGGTACTGTAACTGCATCTCCAGAAGGCAAGGGAGAATTTCCGACCGAACTATCGCTGACACGCTTGGAAGACGATCGAATCGTCTGTGTTGTCCGTGACGTGTCTGAAAAATATCGGCGTCAAGCGGAACTTCGGGAGAACGAGCGGCGCTTCGAGTCGGTGTTCGAAGATCCTGAGATGCTGGTCGGATTACTGGAAACCACTGGTGAAGTGATCAATGTGAATGAAACAGCCCTGGAGTACGTTTCGCACGCTAAAGATGAGCTGTTGGGGGAACCGATCTGGGAAGGAGACTGGTGGTCGCATTCAAAGACTCTGCAGGACGATCTAAAAGACTGGATCGAACGAGCGGCTGCTGGCGAGTACGTCAGTTTCCAGGCTGAACATCTGGATCAGGACGGTAATATGCGGTTCTTTACCGGGACTATCCGCCCTGTTACAGGGGAATCAGGCGTCGAATCGCTCGTTATTTCCAGTCGGGATATCACGCCCCGCGAGCAGCGCCGTCGCGAATTGGAGACGTTCCAACAGGCTGTCGAGGATGCGAAAGACGGCTTCGCCATCCTCGAAGATGGAGAATACACCTACATCGACGAGACACACGTGGATATGTATGGATTCGACGATACTGACCAACTCATCGGGAACTCCTGGCGGATGCTCTATGACGAAGATGAGGTAGAGCGTCTTGAGTCGGAAGCCTTCCCTGTTCTTGAGTCGGAGGGGCACTGGCGGGGCAAAGTAACCGGATCCCAACCGGGCGGAACGACCTTCCCGGCCGAGATCTCTCTGACTATCATCGATGATGGTCCCCTCGTGTGTACTGTGCGCGATGAAACTGAAAGACAGCAACGGGAGCGTGAACTCGAACTCAAGGAGCAAGCGATTGACTCCTCGAATGTTGGGGTCATGATCACCGACCCACAGCGAGAAGACAACCCGATCGAGTACGTAAATAAAGGATTCACCGACATTACTGGCTACCAGGAGGACGACGCCTTAGGTCGTAATCCACGTTTCCTCCAGGGACCCGAGACAGACCCAGACGAAATATCGAAGCTTCGGGAGGCGATTGCGGCCGGTGAACCGGTAACAGTAGAACTGAAAAACTACCGAAAAGACGGAAGTGAATACTGGAATCGATTGTCTGTCACGCCAGTCACTGATGCAGATGGGACGCTTTCGAAGTTTATTGGCATACAGCAGGACGTAACAGGTCGGAGGCAACGGACTCGGAGCCTGGCAGAACAAAACCGGAAACTCGAATTGGTTCTTTCTGGAACGGACACTGGTATTGCAGAGTGGAGTCTTGAGACGGATCAGATATCATTCGACGACACGCTTGTCGATTTACTTGGCCATGATCCGGACAACTATGAAGAGTTCGTACAGATCGTCGCGCCGGAAGATCGGGACCGTGTTCGTGAGTCACTAGAACGAGTCGGCGAGACCAACGACTTGTCTGCGGATTTCAGAGTTATTGATGCCAACGAACAAACGCGATGGATACACACAGATGCTGTTCTGATACCCGATGACGAAACTGGAGAGAGACTTGTCGCGATTGCCACGGACATAACGGAGCAAAAACGACGGATTCGGCAGATTCAACAGGAGCGGAAGCGATTCGAGATCCTCTCGGAAAGTCTCGAGGAATACGCCTTTGTACTTCTCGATGACGATGGACAGATCGACAGCTGGAATGATGGAGCAGCCGACATCTTTGGATATGACGAAGAAGCTGCAATTGGTATGCCAGCAGCAGAGTTACACCCTGAACAGGATCAAAAACGTGGGATTGCTGATCGGTTACTAAAACAGGCATCACTCGCAGGAGAAAGTACTCACGAAGGACAGCGAGTCCGTCAGGATGGATCGTCGTTTCCTGCAGAAGTCTCATACGTCCCGCTTCAAACTGAAGATGGAGTGTTCCTGGGATACGGGATGGTCATCAGAGATCTTACTAACCAGCGTCAACAGCGGCGTAGAACAGAGCGGTTCGTTGAGGAATCAGTCGACGTCGTGTCTATCTTAGATCGCGACGGGTGTTTCACCTATCTTAGTGGCTCTGCTGAACGGGTTCTCGGATATGATCCAACTCAGCTAAATCAAGAGAGTGTCTTTGATATTATCCATCCTGAGGATCGGGAACGTGTAATGGAAGCGTTTTTCGCCGCCGTGGAGGATTCCGATTCAAGCGTTCAGCTAGAGTTCCAAGCAATGGATGCGGATGAGGAGTGGATTACTGTAGAAGCACGTGGACGGAATCTCTTTGATGATGAAGCAATTGGTGGGTTTCTGTTATATATACGTGACATCAGTAATATAAAAGAACAGACGAAAAAATTCGAATCCGTATTCAATCAAACGTTCCAATTGACGGGACTGCTGACCCAGAGTGGTGAAATCCTCGAGCTAAACGACCCCCTCACGGAGTTCGGCGGCACAGGTGTCGAAGAGAGCAGAGGCACACCACTCTGGGAGTGTCCTCTGTTCGCGCATTCGTCTGAAGTGCAAACTCAAATCAGACAAGCAGTTACTGAAGCATCTTCGGGTTCATTCGTTCGGTTCAACGTGGAAGCAGAAGGCGTTGATGGACTCGCCAGCTTCGACTTCTCGGTCAAGCCGATCTCAAGCCAGCGCGGGGAGCTTAGCTTCCTGGTATTCGAGGCACGAGATGTTACAGCTCAGGAGCAGCGTCGGCGACACGTCCAGGTCTTACACCGGATTATGCGGCACAATATCCGAAATGATCTGACGAAACTGAGAGGGTATGTCGATCTGCTTGCGTCGGACACAGAGACAGACACTCGTGAACAGCGCGCTGCGACGATCCGAGACATTCTCGACAAGTGGGAAAGAATGGCAAACAAGACCCAAGAGCTCCAGAATATACTCACGAGCGAGAGCGCTCTCGCTTCCCACCAGAGTGCTCAGCAAATAGCTGAGGATATTCAAGCGAAAAAAGAAGACGAGCATGCTAATGCGAATATTACTATCACAGCCGACCACGATATAGAACCACAAATACCGAGTAACCTTGAGAAGGCGATTTCTGAGCTCGTTGAGAACGCCATCACAGCGAACGATACTGAGCATCCATCCGTACAGATCAGTGTCTCGCAACCCGATGAACGGTGGGTAGAGGTTTGTGTGTCCGATACTGGGCCTGGACTCCCGGAAATGGAGAAAAATCTCCTCGAAACTGGCGAAGAAACACCGCTAAGTCACGGTCAGGGGCTCGGATTGTGGATGGTGCGGGCACTGGTGACTCGTGCTGGGGGATCGATTTCAGTCGACACCTCGGGCGATGGGAGTGAGATCAGACTGGAAGTCCCCACCCAACCGGCTCGAGAGGACTCACAAAAACCGGGCATCGTGTCGTAA
- a CDS encoding response regulator has protein sequence MTQNGNTKILVVEDDQSLAELYAEWLSDRYVVETAYSGEEALEAFDATVDIVLLDRMMPGLSGGEVLTRLRQYESNCQVVIVSAVTPDFDIVKMGFDAYLEKPVEADDLEDVISQMLTRAEYNEDLQELFSLIERQSTLEAVMDPDTLETSPKYQALTDQITELEDKVERYLQNLPDRDFRVAIERLQRTAAERREQQQYQSLTEDVLDTSEEGIVVVDRDGLVVWANETTEDLLGVDRDDIQGADYSRIASESYKEYPSGEQTLSDLVTHSLENMNSEVEAVVRIPETASKEQQWLEYWSGPIETGLYAGGRIEHYHNITERYAYEQQLEDLHAVSRDLMTADSERSIGETVTTAAVGELGFEFAAIYTREEHTGRLIPLAHASTEDITEIELPSISEGDTPVWTAYVTRTEQLSPEDEDVTHTQSSQWLAEEFSSWRLYSLESEGVLLVGMTTTPEIPSRKNKLAKTLAANAASAFERTAQEAALRERDQRLNEQNERLTRLDRINTLIRSISATVISANTREELEQEVCNALAHLNLISGAWIGKKDINTNTIEVRAKTESLQYQKVGANDTPADDNTQRNHSKLPPAERAYKIEGSVVENDLMTARSETEWEQDALKNGTNSIVAVPLQSEASILGVLEVHSKLPNAFAEEEVTALTELGQIIGHGISALRQKAALLSGGGTILEIQFEDDTGLATLVSDMETDLEVLNVVTESPDHLLFARVTGENVTPEAFEAAGFDPETVILSDSRNGIYCKVPVRNSSFCEKLTDQGVAINQITNASESNEIVVSVTVPFTVDVGEYLSSLREDYTDLTLLSKLDSERGETNTSLSARLDGALTARQEEVLQTALYAGYFNWPRDADSTSIAKTLDIAQSTFNQHLRAAESNLLTTLYQDSTEP, from the coding sequence ATGACCCAAAACGGAAACACAAAAATCCTGGTCGTCGAGGATGACCAGAGTTTGGCTGAGCTGTATGCAGAGTGGCTCTCAGACCGTTATGTTGTCGAAACCGCGTACTCTGGCGAAGAAGCCTTAGAAGCGTTTGATGCGACTGTCGATATCGTCCTTCTGGATCGGATGATGCCTGGGTTATCCGGCGGAGAGGTTCTTACGCGACTCAGACAATATGAGTCGAACTGCCAGGTGGTTATCGTCTCTGCGGTGACACCGGACTTCGATATCGTCAAAATGGGATTCGATGCGTATCTCGAAAAGCCCGTTGAAGCTGACGACCTCGAAGACGTTATCTCCCAGATGCTCACTCGAGCCGAGTACAACGAAGATCTGCAAGAGCTGTTCTCGCTGATAGAACGCCAATCGACCTTGGAAGCGGTCATGGACCCAGATACCCTCGAAACGAGCCCGAAATACCAGGCACTCACGGACCAAATCACAGAACTCGAGGATAAAGTCGAACGGTACCTCCAGAACCTGCCAGACAGGGATTTTCGAGTGGCTATTGAGCGCCTGCAACGAACAGCAGCAGAGCGCAGGGAACAGCAGCAGTACCAGTCCCTCACTGAAGACGTCCTGGACACATCAGAGGAAGGGATCGTTGTAGTAGATCGCGACGGACTGGTGGTGTGGGCAAACGAAACTACGGAAGATTTACTCGGAGTTGACAGAGACGATATCCAAGGGGCTGACTACAGTCGCATTGCTTCTGAATCGTACAAGGAATATCCCTCAGGTGAGCAAACACTGTCTGACCTCGTAACTCATTCTCTAGAGAATATGAATTCCGAAGTCGAAGCCGTCGTCCGTATCCCTGAAACGGCTTCGAAAGAGCAGCAGTGGTTGGAGTACTGGAGCGGACCGATCGAAACTGGTCTTTATGCCGGTGGGCGGATTGAACACTACCACAATATTACTGAGAGGTACGCGTATGAACAACAGCTTGAGGATCTGCATGCGGTTTCTCGCGATCTAATGACAGCGGACTCGGAACGTAGCATCGGCGAGACCGTGACAACTGCCGCAGTCGGGGAACTCGGATTCGAGTTTGCTGCGATATATACACGAGAAGAGCACACGGGACGCTTGATCCCACTCGCACACGCATCCACGGAGGATATTACTGAAATCGAACTTCCTTCCATCTCTGAAGGAGACACACCAGTCTGGACAGCCTACGTGACTCGAACAGAACAGTTGAGTCCCGAAGACGAAGACGTTACACATACCCAGTCGAGCCAGTGGTTGGCAGAGGAGTTCTCGTCGTGGCGACTCTACTCACTAGAATCAGAGGGGGTTCTGTTGGTGGGTATGACCACAACGCCAGAGATTCCCTCGAGAAAGAACAAATTGGCAAAGACGTTAGCAGCGAACGCAGCAAGCGCATTCGAACGAACAGCCCAAGAGGCGGCCCTTCGGGAACGTGACCAGCGATTAAACGAGCAAAACGAACGGCTGACACGACTGGATCGCATCAACACACTGATACGGTCGATAAGTGCCACGGTTATCAGTGCAAATACACGAGAAGAACTGGAGCAAGAGGTCTGTAATGCTTTAGCTCATCTGAATCTGATTAGCGGGGCGTGGATCGGTAAAAAAGATATTAATACGAATACGATCGAGGTCAGAGCCAAAACGGAGTCGCTCCAATATCAAAAAGTGGGGGCGAACGACACTCCAGCAGATGACAATACCCAACGGAATCACTCTAAATTGCCACCTGCTGAACGGGCATACAAGATTGAAGGTTCGGTCGTGGAGAACGACTTAATGACCGCTCGCTCCGAAACGGAGTGGGAACAAGACGCACTGAAAAATGGCACCAACTCGATTGTGGCTGTACCACTACAGAGCGAGGCTTCGATCCTTGGCGTATTAGAAGTCCACTCCAAACTGCCAAACGCCTTCGCTGAAGAAGAGGTGACAGCCCTCACAGAGCTCGGTCAAATAATAGGTCACGGGATATCAGCACTCCGGCAAAAGGCGGCGCTTCTATCCGGTGGGGGCACAATTCTCGAAATCCAGTTCGAGGACGATACTGGCCTTGCAACTCTTGTTTCGGATATGGAGACGGATCTCGAAGTGTTGAATGTAGTGACTGAGAGTCCAGATCACCTCCTGTTCGCGCGAGTGACCGGTGAAAACGTGACCCCCGAGGCGTTCGAAGCCGCTGGTTTCGATCCAGAGACGGTCATTTTGAGCGACTCTCGAAATGGTATCTACTGTAAAGTCCCGGTGCGGAACAGCAGCTTTTGCGAGAAACTGACCGACCAAGGAGTTGCGATAAATCAAATCACAAACGCTTCCGAGTCCAACGAGATCGTGGTTTCAGTAACCGTGCCATTCACCGTCGACGTCGGGGAATATCTGAGTTCACTCCGGGAAGACTACACTGATCTCACCCTGTTATCCAAACTGGATAGTGAGCGAGGAGAAACTAATACCTCTCTCTCAGCACGTCTTGATGGAGCTCTTACCGCCCGGCAAGAAGAAGTCTTACAGACGGCGCTCTACGCAGGGTATTTTAATTGGCCGCGGGATGCCGATTCGACGTCGATTGCCAAGACTCTCGATATCGCACAGTCAACGTTCAACCAACATCTTCGAGCTGCTGAGTCTAATCTGCTGACGACTCTCTATCAGGATTCAACCGAGCCGTGA
- a CDS encoding HalOD1 output domain-containing protein, giving the protein MAESSSHRESRPEGWSTDSLIIREFDRPVCVSEAVIETLMEAVEYWPDFNRSPPVFEFVDADKLDGLFKTRAVDETSHMPSVEFLFQHALVTVLYGSTVRVIVERDA; this is encoded by the coding sequence ATGGCCGAAAGCTCTTCGCACCGAGAGTCCAGACCCGAAGGATGGAGTACGGATTCGCTCATTATCCGGGAATTTGACAGGCCCGTTTGTGTCTCGGAGGCGGTCATTGAGACGCTTATGGAAGCTGTCGAATACTGGCCGGACTTCAATAGATCTCCTCCAGTATTCGAATTCGTGGATGCAGACAAGTTAGATGGCTTGTTCAAAACGCGTGCAGTCGACGAGACCAGCCATATGCCCTCTGTGGAGTTTCTCTTTCAGCACGCCCTTGTGACGGTTCTGTATGGATCAACAGTGCGTGTCATCGTCGAACGAGATGCGTGA
- a CDS encoding response regulator codes for MTHSSTVLIVEDEENLADLFGIWLQEQFEVHVAYSGEDALEIFAEEPIDIVLLDRRMPGLSGTEVLQSIREGGDAQQVIMVTAVQPTEDLASIDVDDYLLKPIDRTKLLRAVEAAELILTYEDSLTELLSLTARKATLEANLDKTELEKDDRYGDLLQRIRELEEEADTTLQRLETDYQIDMLVRDQRIGSQPVEQF; via the coding sequence ATGACCCATTCCAGTACCGTTCTGATCGTCGAAGACGAAGAGAATCTCGCTGACTTGTTTGGCATTTGGCTACAGGAGCAGTTCGAGGTTCATGTGGCCTATTCCGGGGAAGATGCACTGGAAATCTTCGCTGAGGAACCGATTGATATTGTCCTTTTAGATCGTCGAATGCCGGGCCTCTCTGGCACGGAGGTGCTACAATCAATTCGTGAAGGCGGCGATGCCCAGCAGGTGATCATGGTAACAGCTGTTCAGCCAACGGAAGACCTAGCGTCCATCGATGTGGATGACTATCTTCTCAAACCAATCGACCGGACAAAGCTTCTTCGAGCTGTGGAAGCTGCAGAGCTGATTCTAACATACGAAGATTCACTCACAGAGCTTCTCTCACTCACCGCGAGGAAAGCCACGTTAGAAGCGAACCTTGACAAAACAGAGCTGGAAAAGGACGATCGATACGGCGATCTCCTCCAGAGAATACGGGAGTTGGAGGAGGAAGCTGATACGACACTTCAGCGTCTCGAAACAGATTATCAGATCGATATGCTGGTCAGAGACCAGCGTATCGGATCCCAACCTGTAGAGCAGTTCTGA
- a CDS encoding DUF5658 family protein: MVRGAVASTNCAPSSSIEVLAENKYPLLIGLVFVRAIDASLTYYGLSIGLREANPIVVLIVETLGIIPGLFFLSSVSLVLLFFLGEYLLPWVAQSRHNIDLWSNVAYLSVLVVWSAVSLHNMVLIWI; encoded by the coding sequence ATGGTGCGAGGAGCCGTGGCATCCACTAATTGTGCTCCCAGCAGCAGTATCGAAGTACTCGCAGAAAATAAATATCCGCTGCTCATCGGATTGGTCTTCGTACGAGCTATAGATGCGAGTCTCACGTACTATGGGCTAAGCATCGGACTGCGAGAAGCCAATCCGATTGTCGTACTTATTGTTGAGACTCTCGGAATCATCCCCGGCCTATTCTTTCTCTCGTCGGTGTCACTAGTGTTATTATTCTTTCTTGGTGAATACCTGCTTCCCTGGGTCGCACAATCGAGACATAATATCGATCTGTGGAGCAATGTAGCATACCTTTCAGTTTTGGTCGTATGGAGCGCTGTGTCGCTTCATAATATGGTACTCATTTGGATATGA
- a CDS encoding RNA-guided endonuclease InsQ/TnpB family protein: MANLVTRTYVASIRNHQQVRDDLNSLGFAASKLWNVARWTCDCIWSETGTIPDHGTLKAYLKSHERYADLNAQSSQAILEELAEAFDSWYAHRQKGNGDANPPGYRKQGDEHPRSTVTFKEDGFKHDPDHNRIRLSKGANLKKSWSDFVLCEYATDPDVDVQHVQQVRAVWTGKEWELHIVCRVDTGDPDPPGDRVAGIDLGICNFAAVAVGDEALLYPGGALKEDDYYFQKERATCDDSDSHKAQRLDRKRRGRRDHFLDAVSKDVVAECAARNVGTIAVGDLSGIREDADWGDHGNLDLHGWAFDRFIEMLEYKAAERGISVELVDERGTSKSCASCGTTDDSQRVERGLYVCDECGVVANADVNGAENIRQKVLPNLVCDGGDRDNGWMAQPAVRLFDKSTGQVAPQEWASREP; this comes from the coding sequence ATGGCGAATCTGGTCACGCGCACCTACGTTGCGTCCATTCGCAACCACCAGCAGGTGCGCGACGACCTCAATTCGCTTGGGTTCGCCGCCTCGAAACTCTGGAACGTCGCCCGGTGGACCTGCGACTGTATCTGGAGTGAAACCGGCACGATTCCAGACCACGGCACGCTCAAAGCGTACCTCAAGAGTCACGAACGCTACGCGGATTTGAACGCTCAATCCAGTCAGGCAATTCTCGAAGAATTGGCTGAAGCGTTCGACTCGTGGTACGCCCACCGTCAAAAGGGCAACGGGGACGCGAACCCACCCGGCTACCGCAAGCAGGGCGACGAGCATCCCCGCTCGACGGTCACGTTCAAAGAGGACGGTTTCAAACACGATCCCGACCACAACAGGATTCGACTCTCGAAAGGAGCGAATCTCAAAAAGTCGTGGTCGGACTTCGTTCTCTGCGAGTACGCCACCGACCCGGATGTGGACGTACAGCACGTCCAGCAGGTCCGGGCGGTCTGGACCGGTAAGGAGTGGGAGTTGCACATCGTCTGTCGCGTCGACACTGGCGACCCGGACCCTCCCGGCGACCGGGTGGCAGGTATCGACCTCGGCATCTGCAACTTTGCCGCCGTCGCGGTCGGAGACGAGGCCCTGCTGTACCCCGGCGGCGCACTCAAAGAGGACGACTACTACTTCCAGAAGGAGCGAGCGACGTGCGACGACAGCGACTCCCACAAAGCGCAACGACTAGACCGGAAGCGCCGGGGGCGGCGTGACCACTTCTTGGACGCCGTCTCGAAGGATGTGGTAGCTGAGTGTGCGGCCCGCAACGTCGGGACGATTGCCGTGGGAGACCTCTCTGGTATCCGCGAGGACGCCGATTGGGGCGACCACGGCAATCTGGACCTGCACGGATGGGCGTTCGACCGCTTCATCGAGATGCTGGAATACAAAGCCGCCGAGCGCGGCATCAGCGTCGAGCTCGTGGACGAGCGCGGCACGTCCAAATCGTGTGCATCCTGTGGGACGACCGACGACAGCCAGCGCGTCGAACGTGGGCTGTACGTCTGCGACGAGTGCGGGGTGGTCGCCAACGCCGACGTGAACGGAGCCGAGAACATCCGACAGAAGGTACTCCCGAATCTCGTCTGTGACGGGGGAGATAGGGATAACGGCTGGATGGCACAGCCAGCGGTGCGCCTGTTCGACAAATCCACGGGGCAAGTCGCCCCACAAGAGTGGGCGTCCCGCGAACCATAA